DNA sequence from the Zonotrichia albicollis isolate bZonAlb1 chromosome 29, bZonAlb1.hap1, whole genome shotgun sequence genome:
CTAAAGCCAGCATGCAGGGCCCTCAGGACGTGCGGGAGCTCACCTTCAGCCCGTGGGATTACGGCGTGTTCGCGCTGATGCTGCTGATCTCCACGGCCATCGGGCTCTTCCACGGGCTGGCCAAGGGCGGCCAGAAAACCTCGGAGGATTTTTTCACGGGCGGCCGGAGGATGTCGGCGCTGCCCGTGGGGCTCTCGCTGTCGGCCAGCTTCATGTCGGCCATCCAGGTGCTGGGGGGTGCCGGCCGAGGCGTTCCGCTACGGAGCCAAATTCCTCTGGATGTGCCTGGCGCAGGTCATCAACAGCGCGCTCACCGCGCAGCTCTTCCTGCCCGTCTTCTACCGCCTGGGGCTCACCAGCACCTACGAGGTGGGCACACGGCGGGGACACGGCTTGGGGGGGTCCCGTCGAGGTGCCGAGCATCGCTGCCAACGGCTCCGGGCTCGACTCGGCGGATGAGACCCCCCCCGAGGGGTGCGGGCCCCGCTCCCGATGCGTCCCGAGGTGTCCGGGGGTCCCGAGGGGTCCCGGGTGATGTCCCGAGGTGTCCCGGGGGTCCCGAGGTGTTCTGGGGTGTCCCAGGGGGTGTCCCGAAGTGTTCCAAGATGTCCCGGGTGATGTCCCGGGGGTCTCGAGGTGTCCCAAGGTGTCCTTGGCTGTCCTGGGGGTGTCCCGGTGGGTGTCCCGAGGTGTCCCGGGGGGTCCTGAGATGTCCCAAGGTGTACCAGGAGGTGTCCGGGGGGGTTGTCCCGGGGGTCCCGAGGTGTtctggggtgtccctggctgtcctgggggtgtccctgggtgacCCGGGTGTCCCCTCTCAGCCCCATAGAACCCCACTCTCTCTGCcttggggttctggggggtcTCTCCTAGCCCCTCTTCCCCCTTGCCTTGGGGTTCTGGGGATCCCCCCAACCCTGCGGGACCCCGCTCGCCCTGCCGGCGTTTTGGGGGTCCCtcgagcccccccagcccccgtTCAGGGCTCACTCCCGGGTGGCCCCGACGTGCTctttgtccttgtccttgtcgCAGTACCTGGAGCGGCGCTTCAGCCGGAGCGTGCGGCTGTGCGGGACCGTGCAGTACGTGGTGGCCACGGTGCGTGTGCGGTGCTGGCCGCGGGGACAGCGCGGGGACAGCGCTGGCGGTGCCCCGAGCCCCTGGGGAGCGCCCTCGGCCCCGCGCTGGTGTTTGCGCTGGCTCGGAGCGAGAGCGGCGCGGCGGGAGCGCTGTTTGGAGAGAAAACGGAGCCGAGAGAAAACCGTGGCACCTGCGAGGGGACGCTGGGCCCCCCTCGGGACCCTGAGCCCCCCCCTTGGGATCCTGAGCCCCCCTTTGGGCACTGAGCCTCCCCTGGGGACATTGATCCCTCCCTTGGGGCGctgagcccccccccccccttgggATCCTGAGCCCCCCTTGGGGCACTGAGGCGCCCCCGGGGACATTGAGCCCCCATCGGGATCCTGAGCCCCCTCGTGGGGACACTGAGCCCCCCTCGAGGCACTGAGCCCCCATTGAGGCACTGAATCCCCCTGGGGGCACTGAGCCCCTCTTGGGATCCTGAGCCCCCCTTTAGGGCACTGAATCCccccttggggacactgagccccccttggggacactgaggccCCTCGGGGCATTGAGCCCCTCTTGGGGCACTGAGCCCCCCCTGAGCCGCTCTTGGGACCCTGAGCCCCCCCTTGGGACCCTGAGCCCCCGCTTGGGGCACTGAGCCCCCCCCGAGCCCCTCTCGGGACCCTGACCCCCCTCTTCCCGCAGATGCTCTACACCGGGATCGTCATCTACGCGCCCGCCCTGATCCTAAACCAAGGTGTGCTGTGGCACGGGGGGggctctccccatccctgtgtccccccccccAGGTGACAATTCCCACCCTCAGCACTGTCCCCTGTTCTCCCTCAGTGACCGGGCTGGACATTTGGGCATCGCTGCTGTCCACGGGGGCCATCTGCACCTTCTACACCACCATAGTGAGcggggggggctgggggagtcctggggtgtcccagggTGTCCTGGAGGGTCCTGAGgtgtcccatgggtgtcccAGGGGGTAGCGGGGTGTCCTGGGGGTGTCCTGGAGAGTCCCGGGGTGTCCCGAGGGGGACTGGGGGGTGTCCCTGGTTGTCCTTGGCTGTCCCAGGTGATGTCCCTGGCTGTCTcggggctgtccctggctgtcccatGAGACGTCCcaaggtgtccctgtctgtcccaggaggtgtccctgtctgtccctgtctgtccctgtcagtccctgtgtctgtccctgtgtctgtccctgtctgtcccgggctgtccctgtctgtccctgtctgtccctgtgtctgtccccgtctgtccctgtctgtccctggctgtcccgGGCTGTCCCGGCGCTCAGCCCCGCTCGCTGTGCCGCAGGGCGGGATGAAGGCTGTCATCTGGACCGACGTGTTCCAGGTGTTCGTGATGCTCGCGGGCTTTGTCGCCATCGCCATCCGGGGGGCGCTGCTGGTTGGGGGTCCCGCCGAGGTGCTGAGCATCGCCAGCAACGGCTCCAGGATCAACTTCGCCGAGTGGGTGCCCCCgaaccccccgggacccccctaTCCCTGCCCTGGGTTCTGTGGGGTCACCCCCAGCCCTTCACCCCCTTCCCCGGGTTCTGGGttcgcccccagcccctctcacccCCTTCCCCGGGTTCTGGGATTacccccatcccctgccctccctcccggGCTCCGTGCCATGCCGTGCCCCCCTGGCCGTGCCCAGTTTCAGCCCGGACCCGCGGAGCCGCTACACCGTGTGGACCTTCGTGCTGGGCGGGACGCTGCTCTGGCTCTCCATGTACGGCGTCAACCAGGCGCAGGTGCAGCGCTACGTGGCCTGCAGGAGCGAGAGGGAGGCCAAGATGTGAGTCCGGACCCCCCCGGGATCCCCGGAACTCTCCGGACCCCCCCGGTATCCCCAGGAACTCTCTGGATCCCGTGCTGGAAGTcgcggaggggaggggagggttTGTCCCCTGCCCGGGTCGTTGGTGGGTGAAGCGCCCTGCAAAgacctggcacagcccctgccaggacCTTACATGGACCCCGAATTCCCCTGACACCCCTGCCAGGACCTTGCACCCCTTTAAGAACCCCGAATTCCCCTGCCAGGACCTTGCATCCCTTTAAGAACCCCGAATTCTCCTGCCAGGACCTTGCACCCCTTCATAGACCCCGAATCCCCCTGCCAGGACCTTGCACCCCTTCATGGACCCCGAATGCCCCTGACCCCACAGTCCCGCACTGCCTGAGCCCTCCTGTGCGAGACCCCAACCCCCTGCCCGGCCTCTCCCgccctgccaggacctggcACCTCTCCAGTTGCCCTGGCAGGACCCTGACCCCCGTGTTCCccgtgccccctgtgccccccgtgccccccatGACCTGcatgctccctgtgccccccacgccccccgtgtcccctgtgtcccccatgtcccccatgcCCCTTGTGCCCTCCATGTTCCTTgagccccccgtgccccccatgccccccatgccccccatgtcccctgtacCCCCTGTTCCTCCCATGTTCCCCATGCCCCCCAtgccccccgtgtcccccttcCCCCCATGCGCCCTGTGCCCCCTATGCCCCCCATGACCCGCatgcccccctgtgccccccgtgcccccgCAGGGCGCTGTTGGTCAATCAGGTCGGGCTCTTCTTCATCGTGTTCAGCGCCGTGGCCTGCGGGCTCGTCATGTTCGCGCTCTACGGCCACTGTGACCCTCTGCTGACCGGGGCCATCGCCGCCCCCGACCAGGTAccgaccccccgggaccccccaggATCACAGGGAGTCCCATGGGATCGTGTCCCTTCCAGGACCCCTCAAGCAGTGGGGCcagagggggttttggggtccctcggGGTCCTGCCCCTTCCAGGACCCCTCAGGGGCACAGGGGTCCCTTGGTATCCAGATCCTCTCCAGGACCCCCTCCCAAGGTAGTGGGGTcagagggggttttggggtctcctggGGTTCTGCCCCTTTCAGAACCCCTCAAGCAGTGGGGTCAGAAAGGGTTTTGGGGTCCTCCAGAATCATCATCTCTCCAGCACCCCTTGAGGCATTGGGGTAGGAGTTTGGGGGCTCCCAGGGGGTTTTGGTGTCCAGCACCCCCTGAGGCAATGGGGTGGGAGTTTGGGGGCTcccagggggttttggggcccccctgtcccctctcctcaCCCCTGTCCCCCAGTACATGCCCTACCTGGTCCTGGACATCTTCGAGAGCACGCCGGGGGTGCCGGGGCTGTTCCTGGCCTGCGCCTACAGCGGCACGCTCAGGTGAGGAGGGGTCCCAGCCCGGGGACACGGGCGGGCAGGCGGTGCCACCACCCCGGTGTCCCCATGGGGCTGACGGGGCCACCTCACGCCCAGCACGGCCTCCACGTCCATCAACGCCATGGCTGCTGTCACCGTGGAGGACCTGGTGCGGCCGCGGCTGCCGGCGCTGTCCCCAAGGAAGCTGACGCTGATCTCCAAGGGGCTCTGTGAGTGCCACCGgcctggggacaaggatgggacACCCTGAGGGGATGGGACACCCACCAGGgtcagccctgcctggggtgtgccaggctgtgccatcccattccaccctaTGGATCCCAtctcaatcccatcccatcaatcccaacccaatcccatcccataaatcccagtcccatcccatcaatcccattcatcccaatcccaatgCCATCAATCCCATCCCACAAATCCTGTCCCACCCATCAATCCCATCCCGTGAATCtcatcccaatcccaaccctaacccatcccataaatcccataaatcccaatcccatcccatcaatcTCATCCCAGTCTCATCAATCCCGTCCCATAGATCCTGTCCCACCCtatcaatcccatcccatcaatccaccccaaatcccaaccctaacccatcccataaatcccataaatcccaatctcatcccatcaatcccatccatcccaaatcccaatcccatcaaTACCATCAATCCCGTCAACCCCATTCCATAAATCCCATgcatcccatcaatcccatcccaatcccaatcccatccatcctgtaaatcccatcccatcccatcccatcccatcccatcccatcccatcccatcccatcccatcccatcccatcccatcccatcccatcccatcccatcccatcccatcccatcccatcccatcccatcccatcccatcccatcccatatTCCCGCAGCTCTCACCTTTGGCACCTCCTGCATCACCGTGGCCGCGCTGTCCTCGCTGCTGGGGGGGGGTGTCCTGCAGGTGAGAGCCCCccgagaccccaaatcccctccctcaGCTTCTACcatccccaaaataccccaaatccccccataCACCCCATGCTGTCAGTGCCCATCCGAGCGGTGACACCGCGGGGACACGACCACGCTCGGGTGGCACCTGGAGAGCCCTCGAGGGTGAAGAGgttggggcagtgccaggccctcctggagctcttgcagaccccaaaaaaaccccaaaaaaccaaaaaaaaaaaccccaaagccccccaacccccctgtgctctctgtgcccatccaagtggtgacaccatggggacaccacagggatATGGCCACGCTCTGGTGGCACCTGGAGAGCCCTTGAGGGTGAAGAGgttggggcagtgccagggcctccTGGAGCTCTCCCAGACCTCAAAaatgaaaccccaaaaaccccaaaagaaccccaaaacctcccctgaacccccaaaccgctgccctgtctgtgcccaTCTGAgtggggacaccacagggacatcgcagggacaccacagggacacagcccagctctggtggTGCCACCTCAAGAACCTTCAAGGAGGGGGAATTGAGGCAGTGCCAGGCCTCCCCTGGAGCTCTtgcagacccccaaaaaaaaccccaaaacccccccaaaaaacccaaacccccccaacCTCCCTCATGCTGTCAGTGACCATCTGAGCGGTGACACCGCAGGGACACCGCGGGGACACGGCCACGCTCGGGTGGCAGCTGGAGAGCCCTTGAGGGTGAAGGGgttggggcagtgccagggcctcctggagctctcccagacctcaaaaaacccaaaaaaaaccccaaaaatccccaaaactccctGCGCTGTCAGTGACCATCCGAGCAgtgacaccgtggggacacggCCACGCTTGGGTGGCACCTGGAGAACCCTTGAGGGTGAAGGGgttggggcagtgccaggccctcctggagctctcccAGACCCTAAAAtactccaaaaaaccccaaaaccaccagggCTCCTTCACGGTGATGGGGGTGATCAGCGGGCCCCTGCTGGGCGCCTTCGTGCTGGGGATGTTCCTGCCCCGCTGTGGGACCGCTGTGAGTGCGGGGtcggggtttggggtttggggtttgggaattgggggatttgggagatttggggtttggcCATTTGGGGTTTGGGCATTTGGGAGATTTGTGGTTTGGGGAGTGGGGATTTGGTGTTTGGGTTTGGAGGGTATGGAGTTTGggaattgggggatttggggtttgggcatTTGGGAGATTTGTGGTTTGGGGAGTGAGGAtttggtgttttggtttggggggtttggtgTGAGGgtctggggtttgggatcagcAGTTTGGGATTTGAGGTTTGGAGTTTgcgggatttgggggatttcaggaaatggtctggggtttggggattgggggatttgtggtttggggatttgggatttgggggctttAGTGTGAGGgtctggggtttgggatcagcGGTTTGGGATTTgaggtttgggggatttggggacagagTCTGCGGTTTGGGAATTGGAGGTTTGGGGATTTAGGGTTTAAGGGGTTTGAGGTTTGAGGATTTGGGTCAGCAGTTTGGGGttaggggttttggggtccgcACAGCGAtggtttggggtgtttgggtgGTTTggagaatttgggatttggggggtttggggatagGGATTTTGGAatggcaggattttggggtgaggaggattttgggggttctgccattcagcacagccatggggatatttgggattttggggggggggtgtcTCCAAAACACAGCAGGGCTCCCTCGAGCCCTGCTgatcccctgtccccatccctgtcctgtccctgtcccatccctgtcgcTGTCacagggggtgctggggggccTGGCCGTGGGCCTGGCACTGTCACTCTGGGTGGCCGTGGGTGCCACCCTGTACCCGCCCAGCGCGGCCACCATGGGGGTGCTGCCCACCTGGGGGACGCAGTGCCCGCCCCACAACGCCACCAGCGCCACCAACGCCACCAGCGCCGTCAgtgtcaccagtgtcaccaGCGCCACCAgcggccctgccctgcccacgcCACTCCCGGAGCCGCTGCGGTgagcggggctggggacagcgcGGGCGTGCTCCTGTCCCCTGGGGTGgcacatccctgtcccctggggtGGCATGGCCctggtcctgtccctgtccctgtccctgtggctgtcccctgggGTGGCATGgccctggcactgtcccctggGGTGGCACGTCCCTGTCCCCTGAGGTGgcacatccctgtcccctggaATGGCATGgccctggcactgtcccctTGGGTGGCAcgtctctgtccctgctggctgtgGTGTCACATCCCTTTTTCTGTTGGCTCTGATGTCACATCATTGTCCCCACTCCCTGTGACATCACAacaatgtccctgtcccttaTGATATCACAGCCTGTCCCTgtttttgtgacatcacagccctgtccctcttccctgtgacatcacatccctggccctgctggctgtgacgtcacacccctgtccctgtctcctGTGACGTCACACCCCTGTCCCTTCTGGCTCTGATGTCATGTCACTGCCCCTGCTTGTTGTGACATCACAacaatgtccctgtcccttaTGTCACAGCCCGTCCCTATTTTCATGACATCACATCCCTGACCCCATTCCCTGTGACGTCACaaccctgtgatgtcacatccctgtccctgctggctgtgATGTCACATCCGTGACCCCATTCCCTGTGATGTCAccgtgtgtccctgctgtcccctgtcacaGCCCGGCCATCCTGGGTGACTTCTACTCCATCTCCTACCTGTACTATGGCGCCTTGGGGACACTGGCgactgtggggacaggggccctgctcagcctgctgcCAGGTGAGCGGGGAGATGGctctgtcacctcctgtgtcaccccctgtgtcaccccccaacactctgtccctgtcacccttcCCTGTGACCTCATTCCTGTCACTCCCTGTCACCTCTCCCTTTCATCCATCCCTGTTGCCCCTCCCTGTCACCCATTCCTGTCTCCCCTCTTggtcaccctgtccctgtcacccctccTTGTCACCCATCCCTGTTGCCCCTCCTTgtcacccatccctgccagcttgtccctgtcaccctTCCCTGTGACCTCATTCCTGTCACTCCCTGTCACCTGTTTCTGTCACCCTGTCCTTGACACCCTTCTCTGTGACCTCATATCTGTCACTCCCTGTCACCCCTCCCTGTcacactgtccctgtcacctttcCCTGTGACCTCATTCCTGTCACTCTCTGTCTCCCTTCCCTGTCACCCATCCCTGTCACCCTTCTTTGTGACCTCATTTCTGTCACTCCCTGTCattctgtccctgtcacccatCCCTGTCACCCCTCCTGGTCaccctgtcccctgtcacccctCCTTGTCACCCATCCCTGTTGCCCCTTCTTGTCACCCATCCCTgtcatcctgtccctgtcacccatCCCTGTCACGGTGTCCCCTCCCGGCAGGGTCAGCGCGCTGTCCCCCGGGTGTGCTGTGGTGGGACATCGTCAGGGCTGCACCCTCGGGTGGCCTCAAGGGTGACACCAGCGTTGGGGACGAGCCCCTGGACAAGGCCACGGTGACCCAGGCGCTGCTGGAGACGGGAGAGGAGCAGAAACCCCCGTGTGACCCCCCcaggggtggcactgtcaccgAGAGCGACGTGTAGGGGACAACGGGGTGGGGACACAGTGCTGGCACCAATAAAGGAGCTGCTGACCCTGGACAGAGCCTCTCCTTGGGGAGACAGGGAGGAAACACagtggggggacatggggaaggacagggaggggacacagggaggggacatggCCGCTGTCCCTCAGGGGACACTGCTGGAATGGCGGGGAAGTGTCACAGACAGGTGTGAGGAGAATTTAGGAAACAAGACCTGCCCTGGAGAGATGcgtgtgtcttggtttggaaggaCAGGAGCAtctcctgaaatggagaatgtaaaccctccccacccctctgaattgctataaattttaaattaaggggctgtcaggcaaaaatatgggagtaggaaataacagttctttaatagggaagaaaaaaatttaaaaggataaaataaacaatgcagtgaactagaacaacactgccagagtcaaaacccaacctgacaccctgtggggtgttggtggcagtgccattggaattgtggctcagccctcctgaagtatcaggtgtggttctgctggagcaagggggatct
Encoded proteins:
- the SLC5A5 gene encoding sodium/iodide cotransporter; translated protein: MCLAQVINSALTAQLFLPVFYRLGLTSTYEYLERRFSRSVRLCGTVQYVVATMLYTGIVIYAPALILNQVTGLDIWASLLSTGAICTFYTTIGGMKAVIWTDVFQVFVMLAGFVAIAIRGALLVGGPAEVLSIASNGSRINFADFSPDPRSRYTVWTFVLGGTLLWLSMYGVNQAQVQRYVACRSEREAKMALLVNQVGLFFIVFSAVACGLVMFALYGHCDPLLTGAIAAPDQYMPYLVLDIFESTPGVPGLFLACAYSGTLSTASTSINAMAAVTVEDLVRPRLPALSPRKLTLISKGLSLTFGTSCITVAALSSLLGGGVLQGSFTVMGVISGPLLGAFVLGMFLPRCGTAGVLGGLAVGLALSLWVAVGATLYPPSAATMGVLPTWGTQCPPHNATSATNATSAVSVTSVTSATSGPALPTPLPEPLRPAILGDFYSISYLYYGALGTLATVGTGALLSLLPGSARCPPGVLWWDIVRAAPSGGLKGDTSVGDEPLDKATVTQALLETGEEQKPPCDPPRGGTVTESDV